In a single window of the Delftia tsuruhatensis genome:
- the dinB gene encoding DNA polymerase IV: MHSCRNNGGVPETPSTNPTTPAQAGLPRRIAHLDMDAFYASVELLRYPQLKGLPVVIGGGRRAHDEALEARYAGRLNEIPVEAFSRLKDYAGRGVITTATYPARQFGVGSAMGMMKAARLCPQAILLPVDFAEVRRFSHAFKEIIVSIAPQMEDRGVDEVYIDFTDVPGGQREGGRVLARLIQKSIFDATGLTCSIGVAPNKLLAKMASEFDKPNGISIVQPQDLEGRIWPLACRKINGIGPKADAKLQSLGIHTIGELAAQSLPQLVQWFGRSYGHWLHGVSRGHDERPVVTHSEPVSMSRETTFERDLHAVRDRAELGAIFTDLCERLAQDLQRKGYMGRTVGIKLRYDDFKTATRDHTLELPMADARTLRHAAGQCLKRVPLTKRLRLLGVRVGNLVRKADWEASAQDPLAREQLLRGTIQPAPDSDPFTPQLF, encoded by the coding sequence ATGCACAGTTGCCGCAATAATGGCGGCGTGCCCGAAACCCCATCGACGAACCCCACGACCCCGGCGCAGGCAGGCCTGCCGCGCCGCATCGCCCACCTGGACATGGATGCCTTCTATGCCTCGGTGGAGTTGCTGCGCTATCCGCAGCTCAAGGGCCTGCCCGTGGTCATCGGGGGTGGTCGCCGCGCGCATGACGAGGCGCTGGAGGCCCGCTACGCCGGGCGGCTGAACGAGATTCCGGTCGAGGCATTCTCGCGCCTCAAGGACTACGCGGGCCGGGGCGTGATCACCACCGCCACCTATCCGGCGCGCCAGTTCGGCGTCGGGTCCGCCATGGGCATGATGAAGGCCGCGCGCCTGTGCCCCCAGGCCATCCTGCTGCCCGTGGACTTTGCCGAGGTGCGGCGCTTTTCGCATGCCTTCAAGGAGATCATCGTCTCCATCGCACCGCAGATGGAGGATCGGGGTGTGGACGAGGTCTACATCGACTTCACCGATGTGCCCGGCGGCCAGCGCGAAGGCGGGCGTGTGCTGGCGCGTCTGATCCAGAAATCCATCTTCGACGCCACGGGCCTGACTTGCTCCATCGGCGTGGCGCCCAACAAGCTGCTGGCCAAGATGGCCAGCGAGTTCGACAAGCCCAATGGCATCTCCATCGTCCAGCCACAGGACCTGGAAGGCCGCATCTGGCCGCTGGCCTGCCGAAAGATCAATGGCATAGGCCCCAAGGCCGATGCCAAACTGCAATCCCTGGGCATACACACCATTGGTGAGCTGGCCGCGCAAAGCCTGCCCCAGCTCGTGCAATGGTTCGGCCGCTCCTACGGGCACTGGCTGCACGGCGTCTCGCGGGGGCATGACGAACGGCCCGTGGTCACGCACAGCGAGCCCGTGTCCATGAGCCGGGAGACCACCTTCGAGCGCGACCTGCACGCCGTGCGCGACCGTGCCGAGCTGGGCGCCATCTTCACCGACCTGTGCGAGCGTCTGGCCCAGGACCTGCAGCGCAAGGGCTACATGGGGCGTACCGTGGGCATCAAGCTGCGCTACGACGACTTCAAGACCGCCACGCGCGACCATACGCTGGAGCTGCCTATGGCCGACGCCCGCACGCTGCGCCACGCCGCGGGGCAGTGCCTCAAGCGCGTGCCGCTGACCAAACGCTTGCGCCTGCTGGGCGTGCGCGTGGGCAACCTGGTGCGCAAGGCCGACTGGGAAGCCTCGGCCCAGGACCCATTGGCGCGAGAGCAACTGCTGCGGGGCACCATCCAGCCCGCACCCGACAGCGATCCCTTTACACCTCAACTGTTCTGA
- a CDS encoding Rne/Rng family ribonuclease, translating to MKRMLINATQSEERRLAIVDGQKLLDYEIEIEGREQRKGNIYKAVVTRVEPSLEACFVDYGEDRHGFLPFKEISKQYFAEGVSPSQARINEVIREGQELIVQVEKEERGNKGAALTTFISLAGRYVVLMPNNPRGGGVSRRIEGEDRAELKEAMDQLEYPKGMSIIARTAGIGRTAPELQWDLNYLLKLWNAIDGAAKSAKGAFLIYQESSLVIRAIRDYFNGDIGDILIDTDDIYEQAQQFMQHVMPEHAARVKRYRDDAPLFSRFQIEHQIESAYARTVTLPSGGAIVIDHTEALVSIDVNSARAIKGGDIEETATRTNLEAADEVARQMRLRDLGGLIVIDFIDMEESKNRREVENRLRDALRQDRARVQFGTISKFGLMEMSRQRLKPALSEGAHINCPRCGGSGHIRDTESSALQILRIIQEESMKDNTAAVHCQVPVEVASFLLNEKRGEITKIELKQRVNVIMVPNKSMDTPHYKLERLKHDDARLESMEASYKLAEELDAETTVTRRSQEPTNKQTPMIKGVLPDMPAPIAEPRPEGSRSRPGQRDARPAAAASPAPTAAPVVVREQGFFAWLKSLFGFGTAPAPVAAPVAPAEAPVREARREGRNDNRGRRNERGDRTERNAERAGTPNAERQAGGGDRSRRNAERGERTERGERTERGERRGRGERSRDGENRQPLEAVNAVAADGSAIEAPRAERTPRGERQERGEGRRERGERGERSERGERQPRPFDAVAEGDENLGNQVQQQDEAQGNAAPAFGEEQPRQRRSRDRYGRDRRERGDRGDRAERAPREGEALEAFEPVEATAPGQDQPARRSYFNATSAATGAQASAVVAEAVVPAAAVAAVEPQPAAEPAQQTAAAPAPVAAPMAATPAAAAADPQPMAAGRGLPKVQSYALPISELQALAEASGLQWVGSDPDKVAAVQAAIAAEPQPERVVRERPPLIVLDDGPLILVETRKDLGDLQLPFEQQQRQGTAHV from the coding sequence ATGAAACGGATGCTCATCAACGCCACGCAGTCCGAAGAACGGCGCCTGGCCATCGTCGACGGCCAGAAGCTCCTCGATTACGAGATCGAGATCGAAGGCCGCGAACAGCGCAAGGGCAACATCTACAAGGCCGTCGTCACCCGCGTCGAGCCCAGCCTGGAGGCCTGCTTCGTCGACTACGGCGAGGACCGCCACGGTTTCCTGCCCTTCAAGGAAATCTCCAAGCAGTACTTCGCCGAGGGCGTATCGCCCAGCCAGGCACGCATCAACGAAGTCATCCGCGAAGGCCAGGAGCTGATCGTCCAGGTCGAGAAGGAAGAACGCGGCAACAAGGGTGCGGCCCTGACCACCTTCATCTCGCTGGCCGGCCGCTATGTGGTGCTGATGCCCAACAACCCGCGCGGCGGTGGCGTCTCGCGCCGCATCGAGGGCGAGGACCGTGCCGAGCTCAAGGAGGCGATGGACCAGCTCGAGTATCCCAAGGGGATGTCCATCATCGCGCGCACCGCCGGCATCGGCCGCACCGCGCCCGAGCTGCAGTGGGATCTGAACTACCTGCTCAAGCTGTGGAACGCCATCGACGGCGCGGCCAAGTCCGCCAAGGGCGCCTTCCTGATCTACCAGGAATCGAGCCTGGTGATCCGCGCCATCCGCGACTACTTCAACGGCGACATCGGCGACATCCTGATCGACACCGACGACATCTACGAGCAGGCGCAGCAGTTCATGCAGCACGTCATGCCCGAGCATGCCGCCCGCGTCAAGCGCTACCGTGACGACGCCCCGCTGTTCAGCCGCTTCCAGATCGAGCACCAGATCGAATCGGCCTACGCACGCACCGTGACCCTGCCCTCGGGCGGCGCCATCGTCATCGACCACACCGAGGCCCTGGTCTCCATCGACGTCAACTCGGCCCGCGCCATCAAGGGCGGCGACATCGAGGAAACCGCCACCCGCACCAACCTGGAAGCCGCCGACGAAGTGGCGCGCCAGATGCGCCTGCGCGACCTGGGCGGCCTGATCGTCATCGACTTCATCGACATGGAGGAGAGCAAGAACCGCCGCGAGGTCGAGAACCGCCTGCGCGACGCGCTGCGCCAGGACCGCGCCCGCGTGCAGTTCGGCACCATCAGCAAGTTCGGCCTCATGGAGATGAGCCGCCAGCGCCTCAAGCCCGCCCTGTCCGAAGGCGCGCACATCAACTGCCCGCGCTGCGGAGGCTCCGGCCACATCCGCGACACGGAAAGCTCGGCGCTGCAGATCCTGCGCATCATCCAGGAAGAGTCCATGAAGGACAACACGGCCGCCGTGCACTGCCAGGTGCCCGTGGAAGTGGCCAGCTTCCTGCTCAACGAAAAGCGCGGCGAGATCACCAAGATCGAACTCAAGCAGCGCGTCAACGTGATCATGGTACCCAACAAGTCCATGGACACGCCGCACTACAAGCTCGAGCGCCTCAAGCATGACGATGCACGCCTCGAAAGCATGGAAGCCAGCTACAAGCTGGCCGAGGAACTGGACGCCGAAACCACGGTGACGCGCCGCTCCCAGGAACCCACCAACAAGCAGACGCCCATGATCAAGGGTGTGCTGCCCGACATGCCGGCGCCCATCGCCGAGCCCCGTCCCGAAGGCAGCCGCAGCCGTCCGGGCCAGCGCGATGCCAGGCCTGCAGCGGCCGCCTCCCCAGCGCCGACCGCTGCCCCCGTGGTCGTCCGTGAACAGGGCTTCTTCGCCTGGCTCAAGAGCCTGTTCGGCTTTGGCACGGCGCCTGCCCCGGTGGCAGCTCCCGTGGCCCCTGCCGAGGCTCCGGTACGCGAAGCGCGCCGTGAAGGCCGCAACGACAACCGTGGCCGCCGCAACGAGCGTGGCGACCGCACCGAGCGCAATGCCGAGCGCGCCGGCACCCCCAATGCGGAACGTCAGGCTGGCGGAGGCGACCGCAGTCGCCGCAACGCTGAACGTGGCGAGCGCACGGAGCGCGGTGAACGAACAGAGCGTGGTGAGCGCCGCGGCCGTGGTGAACGCAGCCGTGACGGCGAGAACCGCCAGCCGCTGGAAGCCGTGAATGCCGTGGCCGCCGATGGCAGCGCCATCGAGGCACCCCGCGCCGAGCGCACGCCGCGCGGCGAGCGCCAGGAACGAGGCGAAGGCCGCCGCGAGCGTGGTGAACGAGGCGAACGCAGTGAACGTGGCGAACGCCAGCCCCGTCCATTCGACGCAGTGGCCGAGGGTGACGAAAACCTGGGCAACCAGGTCCAGCAACAGGATGAAGCCCAGGGCAATGCCGCCCCTGCCTTCGGCGAAGAGCAACCGCGCCAGCGCCGTTCGCGCGACCGCTATGGCCGTGACCGCCGCGAGCGTGGCGACCGGGGCGACCGTGCGGAGCGCGCCCCGCGTGAAGGCGAAGCCCTCGAGGCCTTCGAACCTGTCGAAGCCACCGCGCCCGGGCAGGACCAGCCAGCCCGCCGCAGCTACTTCAATGCGACAAGTGCTGCCACCGGCGCCCAGGCCTCAGCAGTGGTCGCCGAAGCCGTGGTACCCGCTGCCGCGGTCGCAGCCGTGGAGCCCCAGCCCGCTGCCGAGCCCGCGCAGCAGACAGCCGCAGCACCTGCCCCGGTGGCAGCGCCCATGGCTGCCACACCTGCTGCCGCAGCGGCCGATCCGCAGCCCATGGCTGCCGGGCGCGGCCTGCCCAAGGTCCAGTCCTACGCGCTGCCGATCTCCGAACTGCAGGCACTCGCCGAGGCTTCGGGCCTGCAATGGGTGGGCTCCGACCCCGACAAGGTCGCTGCCGTCCAGGCCGCCATCGCTGCCGAGCCCCAGCCCGAGCGCGTGGTGCGCGAGCGCCCGCCGCTGATCGTCCTCGATGATGGTCCGTTGATCCTTGTGGAGACCCGCAAGGATCTCGGCGACCTGCAACTGCCGTTCGAGCAACAGCAGCGGCAGGGCACGGCCCACGTCTGA
- a CDS encoding 2OG-Fe(II) oxygenase, with the protein MSLNPSSPDSQTTAQDLPPGLTPELMQWVQEQSASGVSPAALLRSMRDVGWSEALARKALGLPGEIEAAPAAAIVSASSLPEPDLAQDPCTIDVGDRQVQVLVSMRNPRIVVFGNLLSDEECEAIIAAARPRMARSLTVATQSGGEEINEDRTSNGMFFQRGETGIVSRLEERIARLVRWPLDHGEGLQVLHYGPGAEYKPHHDYFAPHEPGTPTILKRGGQRVGTLVIYLNEPERGGATVFPEVPLQVVPRRGNAVFFSYERPDPSTRTLHGGAPVLAGEKWIATKWLREREFH; encoded by the coding sequence ATGAGCCTCAATCCCTCCTCCCCCGATTCCCAGACCACGGCGCAGGACCTGCCGCCAGGCCTCACGCCCGAGCTCATGCAATGGGTGCAGGAGCAAAGCGCATCCGGTGTTTCACCCGCCGCCCTGCTGCGGTCCATGCGCGATGTGGGCTGGAGCGAAGCGCTGGCACGCAAGGCGCTGGGCCTGCCCGGGGAGATCGAAGCGGCCCCGGCCGCCGCCATCGTCTCTGCCTCCAGCCTGCCCGAGCCGGACCTCGCCCAGGACCCCTGCACCATCGATGTCGGCGACCGCCAGGTCCAGGTGCTGGTGAGCATGCGCAACCCGCGCATCGTGGTCTTCGGCAACCTGCTGTCGGATGAGGAATGCGAGGCCATCATCGCCGCCGCGCGACCACGCATGGCCCGTTCGCTCACGGTGGCCACGCAAAGCGGGGGCGAAGAGATCAATGAGGACCGCACCAGCAACGGCATGTTCTTCCAGCGCGGGGAAACGGGCATCGTCAGCCGGCTGGAGGAGCGCATCGCCCGCCTCGTGCGCTGGCCGCTGGACCACGGCGAAGGCCTGCAGGTGCTGCACTACGGACCTGGGGCCGAATACAAGCCCCACCACGACTATTTTGCGCCCCACGAGCCCGGCACGCCGACCATCCTCAAGCGCGGTGGCCAGCGCGTGGGCACCTTGGTGATCTACCTGAACGAGCCCGAGCGCGGCGGCGCCACCGTCTTCCCCGAGGTCCCACTGCAGGTGGTGCCACGCCGGGGCAATGCCGTCTTCTTCAGCTATGAACGCCCCGATCCTTCCACGCGCACCCTGCACGGTGGTGCCCCCGTGCTGGCTGGCGAGAAGTGGATCGCCACCAAATGGCTGCGCGAGCGCGAATTTCACTGA
- a CDS encoding DMT family transporter codes for MPFSLQDMTWLWVPVVLFAAAAQTVRNTAQRSLTAELGTLPATLVRFLYGLPFAGAYLLALYAARDGAWTLPQFSWTYLGWIALGAFFQVAATAALLLAMKERNFAVAVTLSKTEVLQVALFAGIFLHELPTAVALVAMALATFGVLILSLPPRGQMLSLSAWASRSALYGLACGACFAVATVGYRGGAVELARLGETSPWLSGAWGVLIAQLMQTLGLGAWIARTHAQGLRPIFRAWRVSLLAGGMGAAASLAWFTAYAMQGAAPVRTLGMVEVVFSYIVSRRVLSESLSRQEKIGMGLMVLGLVLICLQG; via the coding sequence ATGCCCTTTTCCCTTCAAGACATGACCTGGCTGTGGGTTCCCGTGGTGCTGTTCGCTGCGGCGGCCCAGACCGTGCGCAACACGGCCCAGCGCTCGCTGACCGCAGAGCTTGGCACCCTGCCGGCGACGCTGGTGCGCTTTCTCTACGGCCTGCCGTTCGCCGGTGCCTACCTGCTGGCGCTGTACGCCGCACGAGACGGTGCCTGGACCCTGCCGCAGTTCTCCTGGACCTACCTGGGCTGGATCGCGCTGGGCGCGTTCTTCCAGGTCGCGGCCACGGCTGCCCTGCTGCTGGCCATGAAGGAACGCAATTTCGCCGTGGCCGTGACCCTGTCCAAGACGGAAGTGCTGCAGGTGGCCTTGTTCGCGGGCATCTTCCTGCACGAACTGCCCACGGCTGTGGCCCTGGTGGCCATGGCATTGGCCACCTTCGGCGTGCTCATCCTGTCGCTGCCGCCGCGCGGGCAGATGCTGTCGTTGTCGGCATGGGCCAGCCGCTCGGCCCTGTACGGTCTGGCCTGCGGTGCCTGCTTCGCCGTCGCCACCGTGGGCTACCGCGGCGGTGCCGTAGAGCTGGCGCGGCTGGGCGAGACCTCGCCCTGGCTGTCGGGCGCCTGGGGAGTGCTGATCGCGCAACTGATGCAGACCCTGGGTCTGGGGGCCTGGATCGCGCGCACCCATGCGCAGGGCCTGCGCCCCATCTTCCGCGCCTGGCGGGTCTCGCTGCTGGCCGGCGGCATGGGCGCGGCGGCCTCGCTGGCCTGGTTCACCGCCTATGCCATGCAGGGCGCGGCCCCCGTGCGCACGCTGGGCATGGTCGAAGTGGTCTTCAGCTACATCGTCTCGCGCCGCGTGCTCAGCGAAAGCCTGAGCCGCCAGGAGAAGATCGGCATGGGCCTGATGGTCCTCGGCCTCGTGTTGATCTGCCTGCAGGGATGA
- a CDS encoding RluA family pseudouridine synthase, with translation MKHIIEGKPAHDRPLGAASASVRLVEVDADSAGQRLDNFLIRHLKGVPKTHVYRIIRSGEVRINKGRASAETRVSPGDVVRVPPVRISERVAEKAERPAPARDFPSLLEDEHLIAIDKPAGVAVHGGSGVSFGVIEQLRQARPQCRFLELVHRLDRETSGILLVAKKRSALTHLQDQFRERETGKTYLALVQGTWPASRKVIDLPLHKYLQADGERRVRVTTADDPDGMRSVTLVRVRSTMAPQPLLGLPAMSLLEVTIKTGRTHQIRVHLSSQGHPIAGDDKYGDFDLNRRLQKQGLKRMFLHAWRLQFTHPASGERVELRAELPEELARFAG, from the coding sequence GTGAAACACATTATAGAGGGCAAACCGGCGCACGACCGTCCCCTGGGCGCAGCCTCCGCCTCCGTGCGGCTGGTCGAAGTCGACGCTGATTCGGCCGGCCAGCGGCTGGACAACTTTCTGATACGCCATCTCAAAGGCGTTCCCAAGACGCATGTCTACCGCATCATCCGCAGTGGTGAAGTGCGCATCAACAAGGGGCGTGCCAGTGCGGAAACCCGCGTTTCGCCAGGCGATGTCGTGCGGGTTCCGCCTGTCCGCATTTCCGAGAGGGTCGCGGAAAAGGCCGAGCGCCCGGCGCCCGCCAGGGATTTCCCCAGCCTGCTGGAAGACGAGCACCTGATCGCCATCGACAAACCCGCCGGCGTGGCCGTGCACGGAGGCTCGGGGGTGAGCTTCGGGGTCATCGAGCAATTGCGCCAGGCGAGGCCGCAGTGCCGCTTCCTGGAGCTGGTGCACCGGCTGGATCGCGAGACCTCGGGTATCTTGCTGGTGGCCAAGAAGCGCTCGGCGCTGACGCATCTGCAAGACCAGTTCCGCGAGCGTGAAACCGGCAAGACCTATCTGGCCCTGGTCCAGGGCACGTGGCCGGCCAGCCGCAAGGTGATCGATCTGCCGCTGCACAAATATCTGCAGGCCGACGGCGAGCGCCGTGTACGCGTGACCACGGCCGACGACCCCGACGGCATGCGCTCCGTCACCCTGGTGCGCGTGCGCAGCACGATGGCACCTCAACCCCTGCTGGGCCTGCCGGCCATGAGCCTGCTGGAGGTGACCATCAAGACCGGGCGCACGCACCAGATCCGCGTGCACCTGTCCAGCCAGGGGCATCCGATTGCCGGGGATGACAAATACGGCGACTTCGATCTGAACCGTCGGCTGCAGAAGCAGGGGCTCAAACGCATGTTCCTGCATGCCTGGCGGCTACAGTTCACTCACCCGGCCAGTGGCGAGCGGGTGGAACTGCGCGCCGAGCTTCCCGAAGAGCTGGCCCGTTTCGCCGGCTGA
- a CDS encoding methyl-accepting chemotaxis protein, with the protein MRMNLPVSQLNYDFPGDELLVSVTNTKGEITHCNPAFVRVSGYSYEELIDQPHNLIRHPDMPAAAFKDMWRTIAHGYPWTALVKNRRKNGDHYWVRANVTPIMEGGRPRGYLSVRTKPKMAEIEAAEALYARMRAEAESGRETLRLRGGELRRLGLAGLWDRRGDLGLTSRMALMLGGVGLAAMLPDLLGLQGAAAWGARLAVLLAGGGFVLWRFQQRCVAGLDKASSFAADIASCQLGTNLEHDCTGAMGALMQRLQQIQINLRAVVGDVRTEMRGFATTAHEIAQGSFDLAQRTESQATSLQQTAASMEEISGTVAQTADTAQLMANESDQSRQVAGRSGAAIQEVGSAMEHIRGSSRRMGEIIGVIESIAFQTNLLALNAAVEAARAGEQGRGFAVVAGEVRALAQRSASAAKEISGLINRTVEGINDGNARMDAAGRTIDGMVDAVGRVSDLVHQISIATREQSVGIAQVNEAVAQLDSVTQQNAALVEQSAGAAGSLRASAQSLERSLEVFTLR; encoded by the coding sequence ATGCGCATGAACCTGCCCGTCAGCCAGCTCAACTACGATTTTCCAGGCGATGAACTGCTGGTGTCCGTCACCAACACCAAGGGCGAGATCACCCATTGCAACCCGGCTTTCGTGCGGGTCAGCGGCTATTCCTATGAGGAACTGATCGACCAGCCCCACAACCTGATCCGCCATCCCGACATGCCCGCCGCGGCCTTCAAGGACATGTGGCGCACCATCGCCCACGGCTATCCGTGGACGGCACTGGTCAAGAATCGGCGCAAGAATGGCGACCACTACTGGGTGCGCGCCAACGTCACCCCCATCATGGAGGGCGGCAGGCCGCGCGGCTACCTGTCGGTGCGCACGAAGCCGAAGATGGCCGAGATCGAGGCCGCCGAAGCCCTGTACGCGCGCATGCGCGCCGAGGCAGAGTCCGGGCGCGAGACGCTGCGTCTGCGCGGTGGCGAACTGCGTCGGCTGGGTCTGGCCGGCCTGTGGGACCGGCGCGGTGATCTGGGCCTGACCTCCCGCATGGCGCTGATGCTGGGCGGTGTGGGCCTGGCCGCCATGCTGCCCGACCTGCTGGGCTTGCAGGGGGCGGCAGCCTGGGGCGCACGGCTGGCCGTGTTGCTGGCCGGCGGAGGCTTTGTACTGTGGCGCTTCCAGCAACGCTGTGTGGCGGGTCTGGACAAGGCCAGCAGCTTTGCTGCCGACATCGCCAGCTGCCAGCTGGGCACGAACCTGGAGCATGACTGCACCGGTGCCATGGGTGCCCTGATGCAGCGGCTGCAGCAGATTCAGATCAATCTGCGCGCTGTGGTCGGCGACGTGCGCACGGAAATGCGCGGCTTCGCCACCACGGCCCATGAAATCGCCCAGGGCAGCTTCGACCTGGCTCAGCGCACCGAATCCCAGGCCACCAGCCTGCAGCAGACGGCGGCGTCGATGGAGGAGATCTCCGGCACCGTCGCGCAGACCGCCGACACGGCCCAGCTCATGGCGAATGAGAGCGATCAGAGCCGCCAGGTGGCGGGCAGGAGCGGGGCCGCCATCCAGGAGGTGGGCTCGGCCATGGAGCACATCCGTGGCTCCTCGCGGCGCATGGGCGAGATCATCGGCGTGATCGAAAGCATTGCCTTCCAGACCAACCTGCTGGCCCTCAACGCGGCTGTCGAGGCCGCGCGCGCGGGCGAGCAGGGCAGGGGCTTCGCGGTCGTGGCCGGCGAGGTCCGGGCGCTGGCGCAGCGCAGCGCCTCGGCCGCCAAGGAGATCAGCGGCCTGATCAACCGCACGGTGGAAGGCATCAATGACGGCAATGCCCGCATGGACGCCGCGGGTCGCACCATCGACGGCATGGTCGATGCCGTGGGTCGCGTCAGCGACCTGGTCCACCAGATCAGCATCGCCACGCGCGAGCAGTCGGTCGGCATCGCCCAGGTCAACGAGGCCGTGGCCCAGCTCGACTCCGTCACCCAGCAGAATGCCGCCCTGGTCGAGCAGTCGGCCGGCGCCGCCGGCTCGCTGCGCGCCAGTGCGCAGTCGCTGGAGCGGTCGCTGGAGGTGTTCACGCTGCGCTGA
- the queF gene encoding NADPH-dependent 7-cyano-7-deazaguanine reductase QueF (Catalyzes the NADPH-dependent reduction of 7-cyano-7-deazaguanine (preQ0) to 7-aminomethyl-7-deazaguanine (preQ1) in queuosine biosynthesis), with protein MNTPEQSQLGKSSAYIDQYDPSLLFPLPRAPKREEIGLSGGQMPFFGADLWTAFELSWLNPRGKPQVALAHFTIPCETPNLIESKSFKLYLNSFNNTRLADASEVQARLRADLAEALWRGSGKNGSIGVKVIGLDRFDQEMVQELDGLLLDRLDVECTQYQPAPELLRANHGEAPVTETLVSHLLKSNCLVTGQPDWGSVQIQYSGAQIDQEGLLQYLVSFRNHNEFHEQCVERIFMDVWTRCRPIKLSVYARYTRRGGLDINPFRTSHPGALPANVRSARQ; from the coding sequence ATGAACACACCCGAACAATCCCAGCTGGGCAAGAGCTCCGCCTACATCGACCAGTACGACCCCTCGCTGCTCTTTCCCCTGCCACGCGCTCCCAAGCGCGAGGAAATCGGCCTGAGCGGCGGCCAGATGCCTTTTTTCGGTGCCGACCTCTGGACCGCCTTCGAGCTGTCCTGGCTCAATCCGCGCGGAAAGCCCCAGGTGGCGCTCGCGCATTTCACCATCCCCTGCGAGACGCCCAACCTCATCGAGAGCAAGTCCTTCAAGCTCTATCTGAACAGCTTCAACAACACCCGCCTCGCCGACGCCAGTGAAGTGCAGGCCCGGCTGCGCGCCGACCTGGCCGAGGCCCTGTGGCGCGGCAGCGGCAAGAACGGCAGCATCGGCGTGAAGGTCATCGGCCTGGACCGCTTCGACCAGGAAATGGTGCAGGAGCTCGATGGCCTGCTGCTGGACCGTCTCGATGTGGAATGCACGCAATACCAGCCAGCCCCGGAGCTGCTGCGTGCCAACCATGGGGAAGCACCCGTCACCGAAACCCTGGTCAGCCACCTGCTCAAGAGCAACTGCCTGGTCACGGGCCAGCCCGACTGGGGCAGCGTGCAGATCCAGTACAGCGGCGCGCAGATCGATCAGGAGGGGCTGCTGCAATACCTGGTCAGCTTTCGCAACCACAACGAATTCCACGAGCAGTGCGTGGAGCGCATCTTCATGGATGTCTGGACACGCTGCCGCCCCATCAAGCTGTCGGTCTACGCGCGCTACACGCGCCGTGGCGGCCTGGACATCAACCCGTTTCGTACCAGCCATCCCGGGGCGCTGCCGGCCAACGTGCGCTCGGCACGGCAGTAG
- the yaaA gene encoding peroxide stress protein YaaA codes for MLLLLSPAKSLDYDTPLPHGLAHTLPVFSEQPQELIEVLRRQSPQQLSQLMGISDKLAALNVARYEAFSPRFTADNSRQALLAFNGDVYEGLQARSLDTEDLDWAQKHLAILSGLYGVLRPLDRMQPYRLEMGTRLETEHGSNLYQFWGNRIAEYLNQRAARQPASERVIVNLASQEYFKSVDLKHLKPPVVECAFEDYKNGSYKIISFHAKRARGLMARFAIRQRARSVAELQAFDLEGYALAPASSTPARLVFRRKTAE; via the coding sequence ATGCTGCTGCTGCTCTCCCCCGCCAAGTCGCTGGACTACGACACGCCACTGCCCCATGGTCTGGCGCACACGCTGCCCGTCTTCTCCGAGCAGCCCCAGGAGCTGATCGAGGTGCTGCGCCGCCAGTCTCCCCAGCAACTGTCGCAGCTCATGGGCATCAGCGACAAGCTGGCCGCGCTCAACGTGGCGCGCTATGAAGCCTTCAGCCCACGCTTCACGGCCGACAATTCCCGCCAGGCACTGCTGGCGTTCAACGGCGACGTCTACGAAGGCCTTCAGGCGCGCAGCCTGGATACCGAGGACCTCGACTGGGCACAGAAGCACCTGGCCATTCTCAGCGGCCTGTACGGCGTGCTGCGTCCGCTCGACCGGATGCAGCCCTATCGACTGGAAATGGGCACCCGCCTGGAGACGGAGCACGGCAGCAACCTGTACCAGTTCTGGGGCAACCGCATCGCCGAATACCTGAACCAGCGCGCAGCCCGCCAGCCTGCCAGCGAACGCGTCATCGTCAACCTGGCTTCGCAGGAATACTTCAAATCGGTAGACTTGAAGCACCTCAAGCCCCCGGTGGTGGAGTGCGCGTTCGAGGATTACAAGAACGGCTCCTACAAGATCATCAGCTTCCATGCCAAACGCGCGCGCGGGCTGATGGCACGATTTGCCATACGACAGCGCGCCCGCAGCGTGGCCGAACTCCAGGCCTTCGACCTGGAAGGCTACGCGCTGGCACCGGCCTCATCGACGCCTGCGCGGCTCGTGTTCCGCCGCAAGACGGCCGAGTGA